A genome region from Candidatus Omnitrophota bacterium includes the following:
- a CDS encoding response regulator has product MALQINGESDLFMSKVILAIDDDENFLSTIKDILESEGYQVKTLTDPTRTEYFIEKYDPDLLIIDVFMPERSGFNLIEDFRDKGLYQQLPKIFLTCLDDDVEKMTARACGVNYYMTKPFQPEELIEKINRTLSVRQ; this is encoded by the coding sequence ATGGCTTTGCAAATCAACGGGGAGAGTGATCTATTCATGAGCAAGGTAATACTGGCGATCGACGATGATGAGAACTTTCTGAGCACGATAAAGGATATACTTGAATCAGAGGGGTACCAGGTAAAGACACTTACCGATCCCACCAGGACAGAATATTTCATTGAGAAATACGATCCGGACCTTTTGATAATCGACGTATTCATGCCGGAAAGGTCGGGATTCAATCTTATAGAGGACTTCAGGGACAAGGGATTATACCAGCAGCTTCCCAAGATCTTCCTGACATGCCTTGATGATGATGTCGAAAAGATGACCGCAAGGGCTTGCGGGGTGAACTACTACATGACAAAACCCTTCCAGCCGGAGGAACTTATAGAAAAGATAAACCGGACGTTGAGTGTCCGCCAGTAA
- a CDS encoding lasso peptide biosynthesis B2 protein: MQEFFRKLFYYRDLGLLSRILADVVLVGFTPPGKRLALAGVELARRGKYPAEKFKRYLTFVYFLMGRLWIRPRCLTSSVAVCRLFRKNGIRANIVFGCSFDRDKLTGHCWVETDQRAHPEKFRAVFSYPEAFSDIDRRSYDI; the protein is encoded by the coding sequence ATGCAGGAGTTTTTCCGTAAACTTTTTTATTACCGGGACCTGGGGCTTTTGTCCCGCATCCTTGCCGATGTGGTCCTGGTGGGATTCACCCCGCCCGGGAAAAGGCTCGCTCTGGCCGGTGTCGAATTAGCCCGCCGGGGGAAATACCCGGCTGAGAAATTCAAGAGGTATCTTACGTTCGTTTATTTCCTGATGGGGCGTTTGTGGATAAGGCCCCGGTGCCTGACCAGTTCGGTTGCGGTCTGCCGCCTCTTCAGGAAGAACGGCATAAGGGCCAACATAGTTTTCGGCTGTTCTTTTGACAGGGATAAGTTAACCGGTCACTGCTGGGTCGAAACGGATCAAAGAGCGCATCCGGAAAAGTTCCGGGCGGTCTTCAGTTATCCCGAGGCGTTTAGTGATATTGACAGGAGGAGTTATGACATATAA
- a CDS encoding PqqD family peptide modification chaperone, which produces MTYKRAHRVPWRLVEDKAVLVSVKNSQVMVLNQVGTEIWNYLEQGKSSDEIVDHILSVFDVDRETAEKDVREFLADMQQRETLDVL; this is translated from the coding sequence ATGACATATAAAAGAGCTCACAGAGTTCCCTGGAGGCTGGTTGAGGATAAGGCCGTCCTTGTCTCTGTAAAGAATTCCCAGGTAATGGTGCTCAACCAGGTCGGTACGGAGATATGGAATTATCTTGAGCAAGGGAAAAGCTCCGATGAGATAGTTGACCATATCCTTTCGGTGTTCGATGTCGACAGAGAGACCGCAGAGAAGGACGTGCGGGAGTTCCTGGCCGATATGCAGCAAAGAGAGACGCTTGATGTCCTATAG
- a CDS encoding radical SAM protein gives MRIGGLYDRLIEKNIPLFACFEINTDCNNRCVHCYNTERHVLPLDALKRCMDEAADMGTLFLSITGGEPLLREDIWQILSYSARKNFATLLYTNATLIGREEALRLKEAGVYHVDTTLLGADPQTHDGLSGVKGSFDKTLKALELLKEQGISIAVKTPVMNRNADTIDDIQSLVESMGVLHIASPLIFARDDGDPAPLEYRASDEQLRSFFSSRALKSLFDNGACYSCHFGRCTFALRADGEVTPCISVPLSLGNVNERSLKEIWSDNPLLDHLRDAASRPLPECCGCEMAGWCFRCEGISFTEEGRLFARSGELCRMARIRKEVSHDRTEEHGEEKVRQAAG, from the coding sequence ATGCGGATAGGCGGTCTTTACGACAGGCTGATAGAGAAGAATATACCCCTTTTTGCGTGTTTTGAGATCAACACCGACTGCAATAACCGCTGCGTCCATTGTTATAACACAGAAAGACATGTGCTGCCTCTTGATGCGCTCAAGCGGTGTATGGACGAGGCGGCGGATATGGGAACGCTCTTTTTAAGTATCACCGGGGGAGAACCTCTTCTCAGGGAGGATATCTGGCAGATCCTTTCTTATTCGGCTAGAAAGAACTTCGCCACTCTTCTATATACGAACGCCACCCTTATCGGCAGGGAGGAAGCTTTGCGCCTTAAAGAGGCGGGGGTTTATCATGTGGATACCACGCTACTTGGTGCCGATCCACAGACACATGACGGCCTGAGCGGCGTTAAGGGCTCTTTCGATAAGACGCTCAAAGCTCTGGAACTGCTCAAGGAGCAGGGGATAAGTATTGCCGTCAAGACGCCGGTCATGAACCGGAACGCTGATACGATAGACGATATACAGTCTCTCGTTGAATCAATGGGCGTTCTTCATATCGCTTCTCCTCTTATTTTCGCGAGGGACGACGGGGATCCCGCGCCACTTGAGTACAGGGCAAGTGATGAACAGCTCAGAAGTTTCTTCTCATCCCGGGCGCTTAAGAGCCTTTTTGATAACGGGGCCTGTTACAGCTGCCATTTCGGAAGGTGCACGTTCGCACTCAGGGCTGACGGAGAGGTGACGCCCTGCATATCCGTTCCGCTGTCCCTGGGGAACGTGAATGAGAGGTCCCTTAAAGAGATATGGTCGGATAACCCTCTTCTGGATCATCTTCGGGATGCCGCGAGCAGGCCGCTTCCGGAGTGTTGCGGCTGCGAGATGGCCGGATGGTGTTTCAGGTGCGAAGGAATTTCTTTTACCGAAGAGGGCAGATTGTTCGCCCGTTCAGGTGAGCTTTGCCGCATGGCAAGAATACGCAAGGAGGTAAGCCATGACAGAACCGAAGAACATGGAGAAGAAAAAGTACGACAAGCCGCAGGTTGA
- a CDS encoding aminotransferase DegT: protein MEKIPHSRPTLYEEEALAAAEVVRSGNIAQGERVKKFEEELARYIGVKGAVLTNSGSSALHLGLVAMGIGEGDEVLMPSYVCSALLNAVYLTGARPRLCDIEPDTFNISVSSIEDNRTENTACVIVPHMFGSPADLERIKDLGIPVVEDCAQSLGARYGDLRTGSIGTLGMLSFYACKMITSGEGGALVSDDEEVLRIARDRRDYDEKEHYKLRYNYKMTDIQAAVGLVQLERADEFVRVRKEIASGYHAAFSGLDLELPEGEFDHVYYRYVLATDRDLGEVISRIGESGVTAARPVFKPLHRYLEIRSGFKNTDRAYSTLFSVPIYPSLTQEERKKVVSAVESVFG, encoded by the coding sequence ATGGAAAAAATACCGCATTCCAGACCGACCCTTTATGAAGAGGAAGCCCTGGCCGCGGCTGAGGTGGTAAGGTCCGGGAATATCGCCCAGGGTGAGCGCGTAAAAAAATTCGAGGAAGAGCTGGCCCGCTACATAGGGGTCAAAGGCGCGGTGCTCACCAATTCGGGTTCTTCGGCGCTTCACCTGGGGCTTGTGGCCATGGGCATAGGCGAGGGGGACGAGGTCCTCATGCCCTCGTATGTTTGCAGCGCTCTACTTAACGCGGTATATCTGACCGGTGCCAGGCCCAGGTTGTGTGATATCGAACCGGATACGTTCAATATTTCCGTTAGCAGCATAGAGGATAACAGGACAGAAAACACTGCCTGTGTGATAGTGCCGCACATGTTCGGAAGTCCCGCGGACTTGGAGAGGATAAAGGACCTGGGTATACCCGTGGTCGAGGACTGCGCCCAGTCGCTGGGTGCCAGGTACGGAGACCTCAGGACCGGAAGTATCGGCACCTTAGGGATGCTTTCCTTCTATGCGTGCAAAATGATCACCTCCGGGGAAGGGGGCGCTCTGGTCTCCGATGATGAGGAGGTCCTCCGAATAGCCAGGGACAGGCGAGATTACGACGAGAAGGAGCACTACAAGCTCCGATATAATTATAAAATGACCGATATCCAGGCAGCTGTCGGGCTCGTTCAGCTGGAGAGAGCGGATGAATTCGTGCGAGTCCGCAAAGAGATCGCCTCAGGCTATCATGCCGCTTTTTCGGGGCTTGACCTTGAGCTTCCCGAAGGTGAGTTCGACCACGTCTATTACAGGTACGTACTGGCGACCGACCGGGACCTCGGAGAGGTCATTTCCCGGATCGGAGAAAGTGGTGTCACTGCTGCGCGTCCGGTCTTTAAACCCCTCCACAGATATCTTGAGATAAGATCCGGCTTCAAGAACACCGACCGCGCGTATTCTACCCTCTTTTCGGTGCCTATCTATCCCTCACTAACGCAGGAAGAACGTAAAAAAGTGGTAAGTGCCGTAGAAAGTGTTTTCGGTTAA
- a CDS encoding radical SAM protein has protein sequence MDLLLIQSPFCAQGILPHTDSFTVGEGLLSICSYLDTKGYSTDIFCIDELYKDIPDKLFTRRKFFFSDKDVADRLRRANPRVIGIGALTPQYPAALKIAQISRRTCPEAVIVMGGPHVTYTDTQVFRDSAEVDIVVRGEGEWTMEEVLERVLSSESLEGVKGITYRKGDEVIRNPERPLGDLGGLPPVDYSKPNPEFMKRSRYFITTTRGCLLNCSYCVESKYWGHQVRPRSIEAVTAEIKYLVENYDNDIYFLGSVFNYPEGSFRQLCARLKQFDFGQRDTAALVGAANLPEEHIHLMKEAGVKRMLIAVESASEKVLRRMRKPITLQKVIEKCKVAVNCGMTVATFWIMGHPGETEQTARESLDAMVYLFERGLNDRQEVALFTPYPGLPIVQNAEKEGFRIIDRDLSRYSRFDEPVIELDTISHEKLCQLYKEAKEIAQFWHSSQRELFGHDLESIFKRIK, from the coding sequence ATGGATCTACTTCTTATACAATCCCCTTTCTGTGCGCAGGGCATACTTCCTCACACTGATTCGTTCACCGTGGGTGAGGGATTGTTGTCTATCTGTTCCTACCTTGATACGAAGGGCTATTCCACGGATATATTCTGTATTGACGAGCTGTACAAGGATATTCCCGACAAACTGTTCACCAGAAGAAAATTCTTTTTCTCTGACAAGGACGTCGCCGATAGGCTCCGCCGGGCGAATCCCCGCGTGATAGGTATAGGGGCGTTGACCCCCCAGTATCCGGCAGCTCTCAAAATCGCCCAGATCTCCAGAAGAACCTGTCCGGAGGCAGTTATCGTGATGGGGGGGCCTCATGTGACCTATACGGACACCCAGGTCTTTCGCGACAGCGCTGAGGTGGATATCGTCGTAAGGGGAGAAGGCGAATGGACCATGGAAGAGGTTCTGGAGCGCGTACTGTCTTCAGAAAGCCTTGAAGGTGTTAAGGGCATAACCTACAGGAAAGGGGATGAAGTCATACGTAATCCTGAAAGGCCCCTGGGGGACCTCGGGGGCTTGCCGCCGGTTGATTATTCCAAACCCAACCCGGAATTCATGAAAAGGAGCCGGTATTTCATAACCACTACCCGCGGCTGTCTTTTGAACTGTTCCTATTGCGTGGAAAGCAAATATTGGGGGCACCAGGTGAGGCCCAGGTCGATAGAGGCGGTAACAGCCGAAATAAAATACCTTGTCGAGAATTACGATAACGATATTTACTTCCTTGGAAGCGTGTTCAATTACCCGGAAGGATCTTTCAGGCAGTTATGCGCCAGATTAAAACAGTTCGATTTCGGGCAGAGGGACACCGCGGCACTGGTCGGGGCGGCCAATCTTCCGGAGGAACATATACACCTGATGAAGGAAGCGGGTGTCAAGAGGATGCTGATCGCCGTTGAGAGCGCCTCAGAGAAAGTGCTCAGGCGCATGAGAAAACCCATAACCCTGCAAAAAGTTATCGAAAAATGCAAAGTGGCCGTAAATTGCGGCATGACAGTGGCGACATTCTGGATAATGGGCCATCCCGGGGAGACCGAACAGACCGCACGGGAAAGCCTTGACGCGATGGTATATTTATTTGAAAGAGGTCTCAACGACCGGCAGGAAGTCGCGCTGTTTACACCTTACCCCGGCCTGCCGATAGTGCAGAATGCCGAGAAAGAAGGTTTCAGGATAATAGACCGCGATCTTTCCAGATACAGCCGTTTCGATGAACCGGTGATAGAGCTGGATACCATCTCTCACGAGAAATTATGCCAATTGTACAAGGAGGCCAAGGAGATAGCCCAGTTCTGGCATTCTTCTCAAAGGGAACTTTTCGGTCACGATCTTGAAAGCATTTTTAAGCGTATCAAGTAA
- a CDS encoding PIG-L family deacetylase: protein MNILAIGAHPDDIEYGCGGTLLKMAAQKKTKIYYFVATHGDFGGDTEVRIKEQEKSARLLGVKNIYWGGFTDTRLVVGRELIGKIEQVISECDPQVILVNYPDDTHQDHRYLAESTVVASRYRRKVLFYEDYTSRNYEPHLFVDIADVLDEKIKLLKCHKSQVERDYPTSLDMVESTRAVANFRGFQAKVKYAEGFCALRYLLDSI, encoded by the coding sequence ATGAACATACTCGCGATAGGCGCTCATCCGGATGATATAGAATACGGCTGCGGCGGCACGCTACTTAAAATGGCGGCCCAGAAAAAGACCAAGATATATTATTTCGTGGCGACCCACGGTGATTTCGGGGGTGACACCGAGGTCCGCATAAAGGAACAGGAGAAATCCGCCCGCCTTCTGGGCGTAAAGAACATATACTGGGGCGGGTTCACCGATACCCGCCTTGTGGTAGGCAGGGAACTGATAGGCAAGATAGAACAAGTGATAAGCGAGTGCGATCCGCAGGTGATACTGGTGAATTATCCAGATGATACGCATCAGGACCACCGGTATCTCGCCGAGAGCACAGTGGTGGCCTCCAGGTACCGCAGGAAGGTGCTTTTCTACGAGGATTATACCTCGAGGAACTATGAGCCCCATCTTTTTGTGGACATAGCCGATGTCCTGGATGAAAAGATCAAGCTTCTCAAGTGCCATAAGTCACAGGTGGAAAGGGACTATCCCACGAGCCTTGACATGGTGGAAAGCACCCGTGCTGTTGCCAATTTCAGGGGTTTTCAGGCCAAGGTAAAGTACGCCGAAGGTTTCTGCGCTTTGCGTTACCTTCTGGACTCCATATGA
- a CDS encoding glycosyltransferase, producing the protein LVYTPHGHVFYGYFGKALTGFIVTCERIAARMTERIVGLTPAECEEWLRAGVGRREQYTVIPSGVDFDHMEKEAERGKYWREEMRIPREKVLVGAIGRFIKIKGFEFFIDAACRQIRKRDDIYFVLAGDGPLRKEFEEKIKDMDIEERFRIVGWQEHTAAMIESLDLFVLSSLNEGMGRVLIEAMYFKKPVIATRVGGVPSVLAGGAGRLVEPASSSAISGAIDEVLEDRHNALEMGFRGHDKAVAEYSSGKMIEKLDSLYRELLSKG; encoded by the coding sequence ACCTCGTCTACACTCCGCATGGCCATGTTTTCTACGGATATTTCGGAAAGGCCCTTACTGGTTTTATCGTGACCTGCGAGAGGATAGCCGCGCGCATGACCGAAAGGATAGTTGGTTTAACCCCCGCCGAATGCGAGGAATGGCTTCGGGCGGGAGTTGGAAGGAGAGAGCAGTACACCGTGATACCCAGCGGCGTGGATTTCGATCACATGGAAAAAGAGGCTGAGCGGGGAAAGTACTGGCGAGAAGAGATGCGCATACCCCGGGAGAAGGTCCTGGTCGGAGCCATAGGGCGTTTTATCAAGATAAAAGGATTCGAATTTTTCATTGATGCCGCCTGCAGGCAGATCCGGAAAAGGGATGATATTTATTTCGTTCTCGCCGGGGACGGGCCCCTGAGAAAAGAATTCGAGGAGAAGATCAAAGATATGGATATCGAGGAAAGGTTCCGTATTGTCGGGTGGCAGGAACACACCGCGGCGATGATAGAGTCACTGGACCTATTTGTTCTCTCCTCGCTTAACGAAGGAATGGGCAGGGTGCTCATTGAAGCGATGTATTTCAAAAAACCCGTCATAGCCACGCGCGTGGGCGGGGTGCCTTCTGTTCTCGCCGGAGGGGCGGGAAGGCTTGTTGAACCTGCTTCTTCTTCTGCTATTTCCGGGGCTATCGACGAGGTGCTGGAGGACAGGCATAACGCGCTTGAAATGGGCTTTCGCGGGCACGATAAAGCGGTCGCGGAATATTCCTCAGGGAAAATGATAGAAAAACTCGATTCGCTTTACCGGGAGCTTCTTAGCAAAGGATAG
- a CDS encoding ATP-binding cassette domain-containing protein has translation MAYRDGLSQEKGVIYRRSHPVPADQDDAHFAEDKMRSVLEIKGLSKEYTSGIFPFRAKDPVTALDNIDLDIDSPGEVVRISGPNGSGKTTLLKCISGIILPTRGTVRVLEKDIRKNHNDVIRNIGLLTDQERSFYWRLSGRENMRFFGGLHGLDKPTTDERIRSLADRLQIEDLVDEPFSGYSTGIRQRFSIMRALLHRPRLLLLDEPLRSLDRSSSERLSSLVLELSREDGVTVIYTTHEQNPGGMPSSRHLRMDKGRVIA, from the coding sequence ATGGCTTATCGCGATGGACTCAGCCAGGAAAAAGGCGTCATTTACCGCCGATCTCATCCGGTACCTGCCGATCAAGATGATGCGCACTTTGCGGAGGATAAGATGAGAAGCGTTCTGGAGATAAAAGGCCTCTCAAAGGAATACACCAGCGGCATTTTCCCCTTCCGCGCGAAAGATCCCGTGACCGCTCTTGATAACATCGATCTTGACATCGATTCCCCGGGTGAAGTTGTAAGGATATCCGGGCCTAACGGCTCCGGCAAGACGACCCTGCTTAAGTGCATATCGGGTATCATTCTCCCCACTCGGGGCACCGTCAGGGTCCTTGAAAAGGACATCCGGAAGAACCATAATGATGTTATAAGGAATATAGGGCTGCTGACGGACCAAGAACGCAGTTTTTACTGGCGCTTATCCGGAAGGGAGAACATGAGGTTCTTCGGGGGGCTCCACGGATTGGACAAGCCTACGACCGACGAAAGGATACGGTCTCTGGCCGACCGCCTCCAGATAGAAGACCTCGTCGACGAGCCCTTCTCCGGTTATTCGACCGGGATAAGGCAGAGGTTCTCCATAATGAGGGCGCTTCTTCACAGGCCCAGGCTGCTTCTTCTTGACGAACCCTTAAGAAGCCTTGACCGGTCTTCAAGTGAACGGTTATCCTCCCTGGTCCTGGAATTATCCAGAGAAGATGGTGTTACAGTGATATACACCACACATGAACAAAACCCCGGAGGGATGCCCTCCTCCCGCCACTTGCGAATGGATAAAGGCAGGGTGATCGCATGA
- a CDS encoding response regulator, whose product MSASNRYSMQQKKRVVIADDNREMCELVADILEDKGYQVDSVYNGYELLAYLETNNPSIIILDLMMPDKDGLSILNTLKQVSPYSRIIIYTGYQEYEKSVYARTADRFLVKGGSIEELINAVSDFS is encoded by the coding sequence GTGTCCGCCAGTAACAGGTACAGCATGCAGCAGAAGAAGAGAGTGGTAATAGCGGACGACAACAGGGAGATGTGCGAACTTGTCGCGGATATACTGGAGGACAAGGGTTACCAGGTCGATTCGGTCTATAACGGTTACGAGCTTCTGGCCTATCTTGAGACCAACAATCCTTCTATAATCATCCTCGACCTCATGATGCCCGATAAGGACGGCCTTTCGATACTCAACACGCTTAAGCAGGTTTCGCCGTATTCGCGCATCATCATTTACACGGGCTACCAGGAATACGAAAAGAGCGTCTACGCCCGTACGGCGGACAGGTTCCTTGTTAAGGGCGGGAGCATAGAGGAGCTGATAAACGCGGTCAGTGATTTTTCCTGA
- the tgt gene encoding tRNA guanosine(34) transglycosylase Tgt — protein MLQFELEHVDKTSRARCGKLVTNHGQMATPVFMPVGTQATVKTLTSREVASCGIDMIISNAYHLYMRPGRDIIEKAGGLHRFMGWEGSITTDSGGFQVFSLAELRKITDGGVEFRSHIDGSRHFFTPENVIDLQMALGSDIMMPLDECVHYPATRDYVEDSVDLTLKWAERSRKRFFEKECDTSLFGIVQGSTYTDLRKRCAEELVGMDLDGYALGGIAVGEPVELINEITEYTAQQLPEDKVRYLMGVGTPPDVLEAISCGVDMFDCVVPTRNGRNGQALTFSGELQLRNAPFKEDFAPIDPECQCPACKNYTRGYIRHLFNAGEILALRLISLHNIYFYARLIELAREAIREDRFSEFKKDFLRNYQS, from the coding sequence ATGCTACAATTCGAACTAGAGCACGTTGACAAGACTAGCCGTGCCCGTTGCGGCAAGCTGGTTACCAATCACGGCCAGATGGCTACGCCTGTTTTCATGCCGGTCGGCACACAGGCCACGGTGAAAACCCTTACTTCCAGAGAGGTCGCATCCTGCGGTATCGACATGATAATATCCAATGCCTACCACCTTTACATGCGGCCGGGCAGGGATATCATTGAAAAAGCCGGAGGGCTCCACCGGTTCATGGGGTGGGAAGGATCGATAACCACAGATAGCGGAGGGTTCCAGGTATTCAGCCTCGCCGAGCTCAGGAAGATAACAGACGGGGGAGTGGAGTTCCGGTCCCATATTGACGGTTCCCGGCATTTTTTCACGCCCGAGAACGTTATTGACCTTCAGATGGCCCTGGGCAGCGACATCATGATGCCCCTTGATGAGTGCGTGCATTATCCGGCCACCCGGGATTATGTGGAGGATTCGGTCGATCTTACCTTGAAATGGGCCGAGAGGTCCAGGAAGCGCTTTTTCGAGAAAGAGTGTGACACCTCGCTTTTCGGCATAGTCCAGGGGAGCACTTACACCGATCTCAGGAAAAGATGCGCTGAAGAACTGGTGGGGATGGACCTTGACGGATATGCTCTGGGGGGTATAGCTGTGGGGGAACCTGTGGAACTGATAAACGAGATCACCGAGTATACCGCGCAACAGCTCCCTGAAGATAAGGTCAGGTACCTCATGGGCGTGGGCACACCTCCGGATGTACTGGAAGCCATTTCCTGCGGGGTGGACATGTTCGATTGCGTCGTGCCCACACGCAACGGAAGGAACGGCCAGGCGCTTACCTTCTCCGGAGAGCTGCAGCTGCGAAACGCGCCTTTTAAGGAGGACTTTGCTCCGATAGACCCAGAATGCCAGTGTCCGGCATGCAAAAATTACACAAGGGGTTATATACGACACCTTTTCAACGCCGGGGAGATACTTGCTCTGCGGCTAATATCCCTGCATAATATTTATTTTTACGCAAGATTGATAGAACTTGCCAGAGAGGCGATACGGGAGGACAGGTTTTCCGAGTTCAAAAAAGATTTCCTCAGAAATTACCAATCTTGA
- the yajC gene encoding preprotein translocase subunit YajC, giving the protein MLTLAFAQNAPAQAPQMQQNPLMGLLPIALIFIVFYFLLIRPQKKNQQEHAKMLENLQKNDEVVTAGGLFGTVVNIQNDVVTLRVDDNTRIKVQKSSVAKLRKPKSE; this is encoded by the coding sequence ATGTTGACTTTGGCATTTGCACAGAACGCACCGGCACAGGCGCCCCAGATGCAGCAGAACCCTTTGATGGGTCTTCTGCCCATAGCGCTTATTTTCATAGTTTTTTATTTCCTGCTCATACGTCCACAAAAAAAGAACCAGCAGGAGCACGCCAAGATGCTGGAGAACCTCCAGAAGAACGACGAGGTGGTCACAGCCGGGGGGCTTTTCGGGACGGTCGTGAACATACAGAACGATGTTGTTACTCTGCGGGTTGACGATAATACCAGGATCAAGGTGCAGAAAAGCTCGGTGGCGAAGCTCAGAAAACCGAAAAGCGAATAA